The following coding sequences are from one Aethina tumida isolate Nest 87 chromosome 2, icAetTumi1.1, whole genome shotgun sequence window:
- the LOC109599264 gene encoding uncharacterized protein LOC109599264, with translation MSANNSASYDDKKQCVSRAQARKMREDFIREAVNNKLSLYIKNFDEIIDEQWFKSNFEQFGTITCVKLLTENGKHKGVAFVTFSTKEAASNAKEAMHGYRIGNRPLYISFAERKEDKAHYQDAQTVHHNVVVPPAPAPQNMALMTPVLTEKKDLYYQHYAHGMSYFYRAEDIMSHDMMQAQASQVMMPPESHSQFLGLPHVPAEMSPEYQYQVPYQMPQYQIPPNVQYQHIQYQMPPHQMPLHMVPQVPSEMMPPHNMNGK, from the coding sequence atgTCTGCCAACAACAGTGCTTCGTACGATGATAAGAAACAGTGCGTCAGCCGTGCTCAAGCAAGAAAAATGCGCGAAGATTTTATACGCGAAGCAGTGAACAACAAGCTCAgtctgtatattaaaaattttgatgagaTTATTGATGAACAATGGTTCAAATCGAACTTCGAACAATTCGGGACCATCACATGCGTAAAACTTTTAACTGAGAATGGCAAACATAAAGGAGTTGCCTTTGTAACCTTTTCAACAAAGGAGGCGGCCAGCAACGCTAAGGAAGCGATGCACGGATACAGAATTGGTAACAGGCCGCTGTATATCTCCTTTGCGGAGAGGAAGGAAGACAAAGCACACTATCAGGACGCGCAAACCGTACATCATAATGTTGTAGTACCACCGGCACCAGCACCTCAGAACATGGCATTAATGACGCCtgtacttactgagaaaaagGACTTATATTATCAACACTACGCGCACGGAATGTCCTATTTTTATAGGGCGGAAGACATAATGTCACATGATATGATGCAAGCACAGGCATCGCAGGTCATGATGCCCCCAGAATCACATTCTCAATTCCTGGGACTGCCCCACGTGCCAGCCGAGATGTCTCCTGAGTACCAGTATCAGGTACCGTATCAAATGCCACAATACCAGATCCCGCCAAATGTGCAATACCAGCATATTCAGTACCAAATGCCTCCACATCAGATGCCACTACATATGGTACCTCAGGTGCCATCGGAGATGATGCCCCCACACAACATGAACGGTAAATGA